Proteins co-encoded in one Fimbriimonadia bacterium genomic window:
- a CDS encoding DsrE family protein → MKVLFVINDSPYGNEKAFNAFRLHSALRTADPTAELRVFLLSDGVYCAIPQHQRPEGSYDIEAMLTDAIAGGTKVLACATCLDHRGLWGHKLIAGVEHATMKELSEWTLTSDRVVTF, encoded by the coding sequence TTGAAGGTGTTGTTCGTTATCAACGATAGCCCCTACGGCAACGAGAAGGCGTTCAACGCCTTCAGGCTGCATTCCGCACTCCGCACTGCAGATCCGACTGCGGAGCTGAGAGTGTTCCTGCTATCCGACGGAGTGTACTGCGCGATACCCCAGCATCAGCGGCCAGAGGGAAGCTATGACATCGAGGCCATGCTCACCGATGCAATTGCCGGTGGGACTAAGGTGCTCGCCTGTGCGACGTGTCTCGATCATCGTGGGCTGTGGGGCCACAAGCTGATCGCCGGCGTCGAACATGCGACTATGAAGGAGCTATCCGAGTGGACGCTGACATCGGACCGGGTGGTGACCTTCTGA
- a CDS encoding Ni/Fe hydrogenase subunit alpha produces MSNRRIKVDYMTRVEGEGALTVRIKNGQVQDVKFRIFEPPRFFEAFLRGRDHREAPDITARICGICPIAYQMSAVHAMEDAFGVEVGGQLRALRRLIYCGEWIESHVLHIFMLHAPDFLGYPDVIAVSKDHPELVQKALQLKKAGNEIVALLGGREIHPVNVRVGGFYRTPSRRELDELAEKLKPARDIALDAVSWTASLPFPDVERDYEFVALSHPDEYPFCEGRLVSNKGLNIAIREYDAHFAEQHVAHSNALQSRNKDGGAYKVGPLARYNLNFDKLRPIARQAALEAGLKKDCRNPFMSIAVRAVETLHACDEALAIIEQYEPPEAPCVEYEVSAATGYGCTEAPRGICYHRYSVDNEGLIVDAQIVPPTSQNQPTIEADLEHVVRQFMNLPDDELTKRCEMTVRNYDPCISCATHFLKLNIIRD; encoded by the coding sequence ATGAGCAATAGACGGATCAAGGTGGACTACATGACGCGCGTCGAGGGGGAGGGCGCGCTGACTGTTCGAATCAAGAACGGCCAGGTACAGGACGTCAAGTTCCGCATCTTCGAGCCGCCTCGCTTCTTCGAAGCGTTCCTTCGCGGACGGGATCATCGGGAAGCGCCGGACATCACGGCGCGCATCTGTGGCATCTGTCCCATCGCTTACCAGATGAGCGCAGTTCACGCGATGGAGGATGCCTTTGGTGTAGAGGTCGGAGGGCAGCTTCGAGCCCTGCGACGACTGATCTACTGCGGTGAGTGGATCGAAAGCCATGTCCTGCACATCTTCATGTTGCACGCCCCGGACTTCCTCGGCTATCCCGACGTGATTGCCGTCTCCAAGGATCACCCCGAGCTCGTGCAGAAGGCGCTGCAACTCAAGAAGGCTGGCAACGAGATCGTGGCGCTTCTCGGTGGCAGGGAGATTCATCCGGTGAATGTGAGAGTGGGTGGGTTCTATCGCACCCCCTCTCGCCGAGAACTGGACGAACTGGCAGAGAAGCTGAAACCTGCCAGAGACATTGCGCTGGATGCTGTCAGCTGGACTGCTTCCCTTCCCTTCCCGGATGTCGAGCGTGATTACGAGTTCGTCGCCCTCAGCCACCCGGACGAGTACCCGTTCTGCGAGGGCCGATTGGTCTCGAACAAGGGGCTGAACATCGCGATACGCGAATACGACGCACACTTTGCCGAGCAGCATGTCGCCCATTCGAATGCGCTTCAGTCCAGGAACAAGGACGGTGGGGCGTACAAGGTCGGACCGCTTGCCCGCTACAACCTCAACTTCGACAAGCTGCGACCCATCGCCCGACAGGCGGCGTTGGAGGCCGGGCTGAAGAAGGACTGCCGCAATCCCTTTATGAGTATCGCGGTCCGGGCCGTAGAGACGCTCCACGCGTGCGACGAGGCACTGGCAATCATAGAGCAGTACGAGCCACCGGAAGCGCCGTGCGTGGAATATGAAGTGAGTGCTGCGACGGGCTATGGCTGCACGGAAGCACCCCGTGGTATCTGCTACCACCGATACAGCGTGGACAACGAAGGTCTTATAGTGGACGCACAGATCGTACCGCCCACCTCTCAGAACCAGCCTACGATCGAGGCGGACCTCGAACATGTTGTGCGTCAGTTTATGAATCTGCCCGATGACGAGCTGACCAAACGCTGTGAGATGACAGTCCGCAACTACGATCCATGCATTTCGTGTGCAACGCACTTCTTGAAGCTGAACATCATCCGAGATTAG
- a CDS encoding oxidoreductase codes for MSDGKKPKLAVWKFASCDGCQLSLLDCEDELLAVAEAVQICYFPEATDTFVKGPYDVSLVEGSITTPHDAERIHGIRRSSKTLITIGACATAGGIQALRNFRDVKDFTRIVYASPEYIDTLGKSTPIADHVKVDFELRGCPINKSQLIEVIAAFLAGRKPNVPAYSVCMECKRRGTVCVMVAHGTACLGPVTQAGCGAICPAYDRGCYGCFGPKETPNTSSLAHWFGEHGKHNRELVRMFRSYNAYAEPFRAESEAHEQ; via the coding sequence ATGAGTGACGGTAAGAAACCAAAACTGGCGGTGTGGAAGTTCGCGTCCTGCGACGGGTGTCAGCTGTCGCTATTGGACTGCGAGGACGAGCTGCTCGCGGTCGCCGAGGCGGTGCAGATATGCTACTTCCCGGAGGCTACCGACACGTTCGTGAAAGGACCGTACGACGTGTCGCTGGTGGAGGGCTCGATTACTACTCCGCACGATGCCGAGCGGATACACGGGATACGGCGATCCTCCAAGACGCTGATTACGATAGGAGCGTGTGCGACTGCTGGTGGTATTCAGGCACTCCGTAATTTCCGCGACGTGAAGGACTTCACGCGGATCGTCTACGCTTCGCCGGAGTACATAGACACGCTCGGAAAGTCCACACCGATTGCGGACCACGTGAAGGTGGACTTCGAGCTCCGCGGATGCCCGATCAACAAGAGCCAACTCATCGAGGTCATCGCCGCGTTCCTGGCGGGGCGCAAGCCGAATGTGCCCGCATACAGCGTGTGCATGGAGTGCAAGCGTCGCGGGACTGTCTGCGTGATGGTCGCGCACGGCACTGCCTGTCTCGGGCCCGTCACGCAGGCGGGTTGCGGGGCGATCTGTCCCGCGTACGACCGCGGCTGCTACGGTTGCTTCGGGCCCAAGGAGACGCCTAACACCAGTTCCCTTGCCCACTGGTTCGGGGAACACGGCAAGCATAACCGCGAGCTGGTACGCATGTTCCGAAGCTACAACGCCTATGCGGAGCCCTTCCGTGCGGAGAGCGAGGCCCATGAGCAATAG
- a CDS encoding FAD/NAD(P)-binding protein yields MALAAVAPDVLLPRPFAITRYVRDTHDTFTIELEPADGGGPITFEPGQFNMLYAMGVGEVPISISGDPAKPEKLVHTIRAVGPVTKAMQAMGKGDMIGVRGPYGSAWPMETARGNDLLVIAGGIGLAPLRPAIYWGLAHRQELGRLVILYGTRTPHDMLFRKELEKWRGRLDVSVRVTVDRAEPGWKGNVGVVTTLIPRAGFDPVDVVALVCGPEVMMRFCARELVNHGVSPDRIFLSQERNMKCGVGLCGRCQYGPTFVCKDGPVFSYERVSPLLGKREL; encoded by the coding sequence ATGGCGCTAGCCGCAGTCGCCCCTGACGTTCTCCTGCCCCGTCCGTTCGCCATCACCCGATACGTCAGGGACACACACGACACTTTCACCATCGAGTTGGAGCCCGCGGATGGCGGCGGCCCGATCACCTTCGAGCCGGGGCAGTTCAACATGCTGTATGCCATGGGAGTGGGCGAGGTACCCATCTCTATCAGTGGTGACCCGGCGAAGCCCGAGAAGTTGGTGCACACCATACGCGCTGTCGGACCTGTCACCAAGGCGATGCAAGCGATGGGCAAGGGTGACATGATCGGTGTGCGTGGCCCCTATGGCAGCGCGTGGCCCATGGAGACAGCTAGGGGTAACGACCTGCTAGTAATTGCAGGAGGGATCGGTCTTGCCCCTCTTCGTCCCGCCATCTATTGGGGACTTGCGCATCGCCAGGAACTTGGGCGTCTAGTGATCCTTTACGGTACCCGGACGCCGCACGACATGTTGTTTCGCAAAGAGCTCGAAAAGTGGAGGGGCCGCCTGGATGTATCGGTGCGTGTCACCGTTGACCGAGCGGAGCCAGGATGGAAGGGCAACGTGGGTGTGGTGACTACGCTAATTCCACGGGCAGGTTTCGACCCGGTAGACGTAGTCGCGCTCGTGTGCGGGCCGGAAGTCATGATGCGCTTCTGTGCTCGCGAACTGGTGAACCACGGCGTCTCTCCCGACCGTATCTTCCTATCACAGGAGCGAAACATGAAGTGCGGGGTCGGCCTGTGTGGGAGATGTCAGTACGGTCCCACTTTCGTGTGCAAGGACGGGCCTGTGTTCTCGTATGAGCGCGTGAGTCCGCTACTCGGAAAGCGTGAGCTATGA
- a CDS encoding cyclic nucleotide-binding domain-containing protein translates to METLERILREHKFFRDLEPQHIELLVGCASNVRFSEGEFICREGDEATQFFLIRAGSVALEINTHDRGPLVVQTLGEGDILGWSWLIWPYKWHFDARCLDLVRAIALDATCLRTKCEADHHLGYEILKRFGHVVVERLEATRLQLLDVYRVTP, encoded by the coding sequence ATGGAGACGCTGGAGAGGATTCTTAGGGAGCACAAGTTCTTTCGCGATTTGGAACCGCAGCACATCGAGCTGCTGGTCGGGTGCGCCTCGAACGTCCGGTTCAGTGAGGGGGAGTTCATTTGCCGTGAGGGCGACGAGGCGACGCAGTTCTTCCTGATTCGTGCAGGTAGCGTCGCGCTGGAGATCAACACGCATGATCGCGGGCCCCTCGTCGTGCAGACGCTCGGCGAAGGCGATATCCTAGGTTGGTCTTGGCTTATTTGGCCCTACAAGTGGCATTTCGACGCACGGTGTTTGGACTTGGTGCGAGCTATTGCACTCGATGCGACGTGCCTTCGCACGAAGTGCGAAGCAGATCACCATCTGGGCTACGAGATCCTCAAACGCTTCGGGCATGTGGTGGTGGAGCGATTGGAGGCGACTCGACTGCAGCTCCTCGACGTGTACAGGGTGACGCCGTGA
- a CDS encoding 4Fe-4S dicluster domain-containing protein has translation MSKDASRTSQPESSTPSQESVHRHAHDAVVLPRSAFHTLLDALERRDYRILGPVLREGTITIDRITGENDLPIGWTDVHAPGSYRIEKRSDQRLFGYVVGQHSWKRFLNPPVTTLMRVRRENGRIAITSEPLPTEKYAFLGVRSCDVAGIRIMDRVMLEGPYADERYRARRRNALIIAVNCSEAKGCCFCVSMDTGPKAASGFDLALTEVLDGDEHYFVLEAGSDSGHEILAELSTRPVKEAERKAADAEVARAAYQMGRALNTRGLAEKLAGSHEHPRWAQVAKRCLSCGNCTMVCPTCFCMTIEDHSDLTNENAERRRLWDSCFSQEFSYIHGGHVRDSVASRYRQWLMHKLSTWQDQFGSFGCVGCGRCIVWCPVGIDITEEAAAIVGGVDRPG, from the coding sequence ATGAGCAAAGACGCGAGCCGTACATCTCAACCAGAGAGCAGTACCCCATCGCAAGAGTCCGTACACCGGCACGCTCATGATGCCGTGGTGCTGCCGCGCTCGGCCTTCCACACGCTGCTTGACGCACTGGAGAGACGTGACTATCGGATTCTAGGGCCGGTACTGCGCGAAGGAACCATCACCATCGATCGCATTACCGGCGAAAACGACCTCCCCATCGGCTGGACGGACGTTCATGCACCAGGCAGCTACCGCATCGAGAAGCGAAGCGATCAGCGTTTGTTCGGCTACGTGGTCGGACAGCACTCGTGGAAGCGCTTCCTGAACCCGCCGGTGACGACCTTGATGCGGGTTCGCAGGGAGAACGGCCGGATCGCCATCACCTCTGAGCCGCTGCCGACTGAGAAGTATGCGTTCCTCGGCGTCCGCTCGTGCGACGTCGCTGGCATCCGCATCATGGATCGCGTGATGCTGGAAGGGCCCTATGCAGACGAGCGCTACCGGGCGCGCCGTAGGAATGCCCTGATCATAGCGGTGAACTGCAGTGAGGCGAAAGGTTGCTGCTTCTGCGTGTCCATGGACACGGGGCCCAAGGCAGCGAGCGGCTTCGATCTGGCCCTGACCGAAGTTCTCGATGGTGATGAGCACTATTTCGTGCTCGAAGCCGGGAGCGACTCGGGGCACGAGATTCTTGCCGAGTTGTCCACTCGGCCGGTGAAAGAGGCCGAGCGTAAGGCCGCCGATGCGGAGGTTGCCAGGGCCGCTTACCAGATGGGTCGTGCGCTGAACACGCGTGGACTTGCCGAGAAGCTTGCGGGGAGCCACGAGCATCCCCGCTGGGCGCAGGTTGCCAAGCGATGCCTCTCGTGCGGCAACTGCACGATGGTGTGCCCAACCTGCTTCTGCATGACGATCGAAGATCACAGCGATTTGACGAACGAGAATGCGGAGCGCAGACGTCTGTGGGACTCGTGCTTCAGCCAGGAGTTCTCGTATATTCATGGAGGGCACGTGCGCGATTCCGTTGCATCCCGCTATCGGCAGTGGCTGATGCACAAGCTCTCGACATGGCAAGATCAGTTCGGTTCATTCGGGTGCGTGGGATGCGGGCGATGCATCGTGTGGTGCCCGGTCGGCATTGACATCACAGAGGAGGCCGCGGCGATCGTCGGAGGCGTTGATCGCCCGGGATAG
- a CDS encoding M61 family metallopeptidase, whose translation MIPLRRTVVSIALALLTLCATLAGQQPAITYVVTPDLGAKSYHVSMSVRDVHNSPLDVRIPAWCPGWYVLTEYHKNIRRVSAKTTSGVRLEVAEAGDRVWRIENRGAAGVVVEYQVRGNDAGFGFFGSHLSERNGFINPASLCMYPTGRTQEPVAIRFDLPSGWNIATALDPGGRESEFVAQDYDELVDSPFELGYFKRVDFQAAGVPMFATFTYRGEMRPNADKIVSDLKLIAETQIAMFGGAPMKRYFWNIHLDTGSFGGGLEHRASTTLNVQNNADLDLRWLASHEFFHLWNVKRIRPKLLGPFDYTGPQRTGNLWFAEGVTSYYGDLTLYRSGMIDRDQWLRTITNQIETLQGSSDRLKYTAEEASRRAWEGGSQGYGNLSYYNKGFLMGLLLDLSIRTRTGGEKSLDDVMRHMMKKHNPPKPGYDEDGILVAINEVTGLDFTPLYTRLARTTEELPYGEVFTAAGLQYGSGEQGESGLTLVLANAQAYPRVQEVSPNSMAEVMGLQPGDFIVSVNGTDARGRVDPLAGIAAGTDVAISALRRSEKLSLAGTMGSRTYSGASLSLAPNPTPLQQRVLDGWLKR comes from the coding sequence ATGATCCCGCTTCGCCGGACCGTCGTCTCGATCGCTCTCGCTCTGCTCACGCTCTGCGCCACGCTCGCGGGGCAGCAGCCGGCCATCACGTACGTCGTGACGCCGGACTTGGGTGCAAAGAGCTATCACGTTTCGATGAGCGTTCGCGACGTGCACAACTCGCCTTTGGATGTGCGCATCCCGGCGTGGTGCCCCGGCTGGTATGTGCTGACCGAGTACCACAAGAACATCCGGCGCGTTTCGGCCAAGACGACCTCGGGCGTGAGGCTGGAGGTGGCCGAAGCAGGCGACAGGGTTTGGAGGATCGAGAACCGAGGTGCGGCGGGAGTGGTAGTGGAGTACCAGGTGCGGGGGAACGATGCCGGTTTCGGCTTCTTCGGCTCCCACCTCAGCGAGCGCAACGGTTTCATCAACCCCGCCTCGCTGTGCATGTACCCCACGGGGCGTACCCAGGAGCCGGTCGCTATTCGATTCGACCTGCCCAGTGGCTGGAATATTGCGACTGCCCTAGACCCCGGTGGCCGCGAGAGCGAGTTCGTGGCGCAGGACTACGACGAGCTGGTGGACAGTCCGTTCGAACTGGGCTACTTCAAGCGTGTGGACTTCCAGGCGGCGGGGGTGCCGATGTTCGCGACGTTCACGTATCGCGGCGAGATGCGGCCCAACGCCGACAAGATCGTCTCCGACCTGAAGCTGATTGCCGAGACCCAGATCGCGATGTTCGGTGGGGCGCCCATGAAGCGGTACTTCTGGAACATCCATTTGGATACTGGGAGCTTCGGCGGAGGGCTGGAACACCGCGCCTCCACCACGCTCAACGTGCAGAACAACGCCGACTTGGACTTGCGGTGGCTTGCTTCGCACGAGTTTTTCCACCTGTGGAACGTAAAGCGGATTCGGCCCAAGCTTCTCGGCCCGTTCGACTACACGGGGCCGCAGCGGACGGGCAACCTATGGTTCGCCGAGGGGGTGACCAGCTACTACGGCGATCTGACTCTCTACCGATCCGGCATGATTGACCGCGATCAGTGGCTGCGGACCATCACGAACCAAATAGAGACACTGCAGGGCAGCAGCGATAGGCTGAAATACACCGCCGAGGAGGCTAGCCGTCGGGCTTGGGAGGGCGGAAGCCAGGGCTACGGCAACCTGAGCTACTACAACAAGGGCTTTCTGATGGGTCTGCTGCTCGATTTGTCCATCCGCACTCGGACCGGCGGCGAGAAATCGCTGGACGACGTGATGCGGCACATGATGAAGAAGCACAATCCTCCCAAACCCGGTTATGACGAAGACGGCATCCTTGTCGCAATCAACGAAGTGACGGGGCTCGACTTCACCCCCCTCTATACGCGCCTGGCGCGCACGACGGAGGAACTGCCCTATGGCGAGGTGTTCACGGCCGCGGGGTTGCAATATGGAAGTGGCGAGCAAGGCGAATCGGGGCTGACGCTGGTGCTGGCCAACGCTCAGGCCTACCCGCGGGTGCAGGAGGTGAGCCCGAACTCGATGGCAGAGGTGATGGGGCTTCAGCCGGGGGACTTCATCGTCTCGGTGAACGGCACCGACGCACGCGGGCGTGTGGACCCGTTGGCAGGCATCGCTGCAGGTACGGACGTGGCCATCTCGGCGCTGCGTCGGAGCGAGAAGCTGTCGCTGGCCGGCACAATGGGCTCGCGGACCTACTCCGGCGCTTCCCTATCGCTCGCACCCAACCCAACGCCGCTGCAACAGCGTGTCCTCGACGGCTGGCTGAAGCGGTAG
- a CDS encoding DUF2752 domain-containing protein, which yields MPRKRLVAEVALLVLCGGMVLVAALLTPSPTGTGTHTQLGMPPCGFLVVYHKPCPSCGLTTAFSNMARGNVSAAFRAHPAGPMAFLYALGCGLVSLYSVATGRRVVIRDEWAVKSFVIVAGGVMVVGAVRLFL from the coding sequence ATGCCCCGCAAGCGCCTGGTGGCCGAGGTGGCCCTGCTGGTTCTCTGCGGGGGCATGGTGCTCGTCGCGGCGCTCCTGACGCCCTCGCCAACCGGGACTGGGACGCACACTCAGCTTGGCATGCCGCCCTGCGGGTTTTTGGTCGTTTACCACAAGCCTTGCCCATCGTGCGGGCTGACGACCGCGTTCAGCAACATGGCGAGAGGAAACGTCAGCGCCGCGTTTCGGGCGCATCCGGCTGGGCCGATGGCCTTTCTGTACGCCTTGGGCTGCGGCCTCGTCAGCCTCTATTCGGTGGCAACGGGGCGACGGGTGGTCATCCGGGATGAATGGGCGGTGAAGTCGTTCGTCATCGTAGCGGGTGGGGTAATGGTGGTGGGGGCGGTGCGGCTCTTCCTCTAG
- a CDS encoding ATP-binding cassette domain-containing protein: MVRAEGLVKTFFDKRRGDVHALEDASFECHPGEIFGVLGVNGAGKTTLLRILATIIEPTAGSATVAGYDIRSQAQQVRQSIGFLSTTTALYGRLTPREMIRYIAGLYGLQGRNLEERTNSVIHRLGIADFADRLCDKLSTGQKQRVSIARTIVHDPPVIFFDEPTVGLDVVTSRTIIRFIEECRAQGKTVIFSTHIMSEAERLCDRIAVIHEGRITACGPLEQLRATTGETQMEKVFLALIGIRDEEDLA, encoded by the coding sequence ATGGTGCGCGCCGAGGGCCTCGTCAAGACCTTCTTCGACAAAAGGAGGGGCGATGTGCACGCTCTCGAAGATGCATCGTTCGAGTGCCATCCCGGCGAGATATTCGGCGTTCTGGGTGTAAACGGGGCGGGGAAGACCACCCTCCTCCGCATCCTCGCCACCATCATCGAACCGACGGCAGGTAGTGCCACGGTCGCCGGCTACGACATTCGCAGCCAAGCCCAACAGGTCCGCCAGAGCATCGGCTTTCTCTCCACCACAACCGCGCTCTACGGCCGCCTCACTCCCCGCGAGATGATCCGCTACATCGCCGGCCTCTACGGCCTGCAGGGACGCAACCTAGAGGAGCGCACAAACAGCGTCATCCACCGCCTGGGCATCGCCGACTTCGCGGACCGTCTGTGCGACAAGCTGTCCACGGGTCAGAAGCAGCGTGTTTCCATCGCCCGCACCATCGTGCACGACCCGCCTGTCATCTTCTTCGACGAGCCCACCGTCGGCTTGGACGTGGTCACCTCCCGCACCATCATTCGCTTCATCGAGGAGTGCCGCGCGCAGGGCAAGACCGTCATCTTCTCCACGCACATCATGAGCGAGGCCGAGCGCTTGTGCGACCGCATCGCGGTCATCCACGAGGGCCGCATCACCGCCTGCGGCCCGCTAGAGCAACTGCGCGCAACCACAGGCGAGACTCAGATGGAGAAGGTGTTCCTCGCCCTCATCGGCATTCGCGACGAAGAGGACCTCGCGTGA
- a CDS encoding ABC transporter permease has translation MRTTLLLLAKELHEFVRDRRVLVGAILLPVGLVVVISLFLGALHGFLDKPGESEIAVLNASLGKPLLEMDVAKQAFRTRSVPTLEEGLVLVREKDVRMLVAFEGDVASAIGGGKPVEVKAYLDKKSLPAQLALARLEAAAQTLNAKRRAEVLANKRLREQDLEPIRVETVATTEAKEFGGDIVSTLLPYLLVVFAFFGGMSLAADSVAGEKERGTLETLLVSPAGRVQIALGKLLSMALVCLASSISGLVGLLIVVLPGFELSKPLLKGGIHVSLGGTLTSLLTMLPLVVMFAAVLTAVSAFSRNQREANTYTSAISFVVMVPAIASQFIGFTDLASKLWIGFVPVLNSAMVIRQILMGELNWTMFALTMLTSCVLAGAAFLAVVLMFRRESVLFRV, from the coding sequence GTGAGAACCACCCTTCTGCTGCTGGCCAAGGAACTGCACGAGTTCGTACGCGACCGCCGCGTGCTGGTCGGTGCGATCCTGCTGCCGGTGGGCTTGGTGGTGGTGATCTCGCTGTTCCTTGGCGCCCTGCATGGGTTTCTGGACAAGCCGGGCGAGTCCGAGATCGCGGTGCTCAACGCCTCCCTCGGCAAACCCCTTCTGGAGATGGACGTCGCCAAGCAAGCCTTCCGAACGCGGAGCGTGCCGACCCTGGAGGAAGGTTTGGTGTTGGTCCGCGAGAAGGATGTGCGGATGCTTGTGGCGTTCGAGGGGGACGTTGCGAGTGCGATCGGCGGCGGCAAGCCCGTGGAGGTAAAGGCCTACCTAGACAAGAAGAGCCTGCCCGCGCAGCTTGCTCTGGCCAGGCTGGAGGCCGCAGCCCAGACGCTGAACGCTAAGCGCCGTGCAGAGGTGCTTGCGAATAAGCGACTTCGAGAGCAAGACCTGGAACCCATTCGAGTAGAGACGGTGGCTACCACCGAAGCCAAGGAGTTCGGCGGTGACATCGTGTCCACGCTGCTACCCTATCTCCTGGTGGTGTTCGCGTTCTTCGGTGGAATGAGCCTCGCCGCAGACTCGGTAGCCGGCGAAAAGGAGCGCGGCACGCTGGAGACGCTACTGGTCTCGCCTGCGGGCCGTGTGCAGATCGCGCTGGGCAAGCTCCTCTCAATGGCATTGGTATGCCTCGCCAGTTCCATCTCGGGGCTCGTGGGGTTGCTCATCGTCGTACTGCCGGGGTTCGAACTGTCGAAGCCTCTGCTCAAGGGGGGCATCCACGTGTCGCTGGGTGGCACGTTGACCTCGCTCCTGACGATGCTGCCGCTGGTCGTGATGTTCGCGGCGGTGCTCACCGCGGTGTCCGCCTTTTCAAGAAACCAGCGCGAGGCGAACACATACACCTCGGCCATCAGCTTCGTCGTGATGGTCCCCGCGATTGCCAGCCAGTTCATCGGCTTCACGGACCTCGCCTCGAAGCTCTGGATAGGCTTCGTGCCCGTGCTCAACTCCGCGATGGTCATCCGCCAAATCCTGATGGGCGAGTTGAACTGGACGATGTTCGCTCTCACGATGTTGACCTCGTGCGTGCTCGCAGGCGCCGCGTTCCTGGCGGTCGTACTGATGTTCCGTCGGGAATCGGTGTTGTTCCGGGTGTGA
- a CDS encoding ABC transporter permease, which translates to MPNALKVYRKEMREALRDKRVILTSLVSPFAAVIVAFAGFALLASDIQEASQTGTQPPRHAKVGGPERVRVGLVGPSAPVFLDLVREQVAADSTAQLTYYRFTERPEAECAMAAGQCDVVLVLSGNPDEDLYLERTAQATVITKSGSPNSVRASRVIMNALGSVDSLVVGRRLQAHGVSPEAARAVAIGLESLEAAPTSAPAEPSVLALFLPYLLVLATFFGGVPTAFDAVAGEKERGTLETALVSPVGRGDLVWGKFLAVLTACIMAGVSALAGVVLASNSGIPPLRPVIGSSFSWSPVFLSLGVMVPLGVFFSAMLLIVSSYARNQREAQTYLMPLSLAVMLPAMYSIFGGFGELPDGLVAALVPVYNCTALVRMQIEGGTPLEFVALALGSCSVYAVVGVAVAERIFRRESVLLRM; encoded by the coding sequence ATGCCCAACGCGCTGAAGGTGTATCGCAAGGAAATGCGCGAGGCGCTGCGCGACAAGCGAGTGATTCTGACATCGCTGGTTAGCCCGTTTGCCGCGGTCATCGTGGCGTTCGCGGGTTTCGCCCTCTTGGCCTCCGACATCCAGGAGGCGAGCCAGACTGGTACCCAGCCTCCACGGCATGCCAAGGTCGGTGGTCCGGAGCGTGTTCGCGTCGGCTTGGTCGGCCCGAGTGCGCCGGTGTTCCTCGATCTGGTGCGAGAGCAGGTTGCCGCTGATTCCACGGCGCAGCTCACCTACTACCGTTTCACTGAGAGACCGGAAGCGGAGTGCGCGATGGCAGCCGGGCAATGCGACGTCGTGTTGGTACTGAGCGGTAACCCGGACGAAGACCTGTACCTGGAGCGTACTGCGCAGGCGACCGTTATCACCAAGTCCGGCTCGCCGAACTCTGTGCGGGCTTCTCGGGTGATCATGAACGCGCTCGGGTCGGTGGACAGCTTGGTAGTCGGGCGTAGGCTCCAAGCGCACGGGGTGAGCCCGGAGGCGGCTCGCGCAGTCGCCATTGGGTTGGAGAGCCTAGAAGCGGCGCCGACAAGCGCTCCAGCGGAGCCTTCGGTCCTCGCGCTGTTTCTGCCGTACCTTCTCGTCCTCGCCACCTTCTTCGGGGGGGTGCCCACGGCCTTCGACGCCGTGGCCGGAGAAAAGGAGCGCGGAACGCTCGAGACGGCTCTCGTAAGTCCGGTCGGGCGCGGCGACCTAGTGTGGGGCAAGTTCCTGGCCGTGCTGACGGCGTGCATCATGGCAGGAGTGAGTGCGCTTGCAGGTGTGGTGCTTGCGTCCAACAGCGGCATTCCCCCACTGCGCCCGGTGATAGGGTCCAGTTTCTCCTGGTCACCCGTGTTCCTTTCCCTGGGTGTGATGGTGCCGTTGGGAGTGTTCTTCTCTGCGATGTTGCTGATCGTCTCGAGCTACGCACGCAATCAGCGCGAGGCGCAGACCTACCTTATGCCCCTCAGCCTAGCCGTGATGCTTCCTGCGATGTACAGCATCTTCGGAGGGTTCGGGGAGTTGCCGGACGGTCTTGTGGCGGCGCTGGTTCCGGTGTACAACTGCACGGCACTGGTGCGGATGCAGATCGAGGGCGGCACGCCGCTCGAGTTCGTAGCGCTTGCTCTGGGGTCGTGCTCGGTGTATGCCGTCGTTGGTGTGGCGGTGGCCGAGCGCATTTTTCGGCGCGAGTCGGTTCTGCTGCGGATGTAG